A single region of the Micropterus dolomieu isolate WLL.071019.BEF.003 ecotype Adirondacks linkage group LG18, ASM2129224v1, whole genome shotgun sequence genome encodes:
- the ywhaba gene encoding 14-3-3 protein beta/alpha-A: protein MDKNDLVQKAKLAEQAERYDDMAAAMKAVTEQGLELSNEERNLLSVAYKNVVGARRSSWRVISSIEQKTEGCEKKQQMAREYRVKIESELQEICHDVLNLLDKFLIPNASQAESKVFYLKMKGDYFRYLSEVASGDSKKDTVENSQQAYQQAFDISKKDMQPTHPIRLGLALNFSVFYYEILNSPEQACALAKQAFDEAIAELDTLNEDSYKDSTLIMQLLRDNLTLWTSENQGDEGETGDGEN, encoded by the exons ATGGATAAGAACGACCTGGTGCAGAAAGCcaagctggcagagcaggccgAACGCTACGACGACATGGCGGCTGCCATGAAAGCCGTGACAGAGCAGGGCCTGGAGCTCAGCAATGAGGAACGCAACCTGCTCTCTGTCGCCTACAAGAATGTG GTGGGGGCCCGCCGTTCATCCTGGCGCGTCATCTCCAGCATTGAGCAGAAGACGGAGGGGTGCGAGAAGAAACAGCAGATGGCCCGTGAATACCGCGTGAAGATCGAGTCTGAACTCCAAGAAATCTGCCACGATGTGCTG AATCTGCTCGACAAATTCCTCATTCCCAATGCATCTCAGGCGGAGAGCAAGGTGTTCTACCTCAAAATGAAAGGAGACTACTTCAGATACCTGTCGGAGGTGGCTTCTGGGGACTCAAAGAAGG aCACGGTGGAGAACTCTCAGCAGGCCTACCAGCAAGCCTTCGACATCAGCAAGAAGGACATGCAGCCAACACACCCCATCCGGCTGGGCTTGGCCCTCAACTTCTCCGTCTTTTACTACGAAATCCTCAACTCGCCCGAGCAGGCCTGCGCTCTGGCCAAGCAG GCTTTCGATGAGGCAATCGCCGAGCTCGACACCTTGAACGAGGACTCCTACAAAGACAGCACGCTGATCATGCAGCTACTAAGGGACAACCTGACT cTGTGGACATCAGAAAACCAGGGAGATGAGGGTGAAACCGGCGATGGAGAGAACTAG